A single Phragmites australis chromosome 4, lpPhrAust1.1, whole genome shotgun sequence DNA region contains:
- the LOC133914806 gene encoding uncharacterized protein LOC133914806 — protein MNMTAARRKKRLFPLRLRPLQPRRLLAIAFLAVTLLFLVLVLLSVTPSSPRPRRVVVTRSSSSLPPSSCGAERLGELGDMMVSMLPKGLPFTVFVPLLYSFRRVLRLRPNCSATAEEEAAGDSDTNTHVCCCSSSKLNSTVITLDTRALENAGFREPRSSLSLTRNRQYSG, from the coding sequence ATGAATatgacggcggcgaggaggaagaagaggctcTTCCCGCTCAGACTACGGCCGCTCCAGCCGCGGCGCCTCCTCGCCATCGCCTTCTTGGCCGTGaccctcctcttcctcgtcctcgtcctcctctccGTCACCCCTTCCTCGCCACGACCCCGCCGCGTCGTCGTCACAAGATCCTCGTCCTCGCTGCCGCCGTCTAGCTGCGGCGCGGAGAGACTCGGGGAGCTCGGCGATATGATGGTGTCCATGCTCCCCAAGGGCCTCCCCTTCACCGTCTTCGTGCCCTTGCTGTACTCGTTCCGCCGCGTCCTCAGGCTGCGGCCCAACTGCAGCGCcaccgccgaggaggaggcggccggcgaCAGCGACACCAACACACACGTTTGTTGTTGCAGCTCGTCGAAGCTCAACAGTACCGTTATCACCCTGGACACACGCGCGCTAGAGAACGCTGGGTTCAGAGAACCCCGCAGCAGCCTAAGTCTGACGAGAAATCGACAATATTCAGGCTAG